Proteins encoded together in one Hymenobacter monticola window:
- a CDS encoding ABC1 kinase family protein: MSDEPQTSLPTTKVARAARFAKTGFNVGTNYIKHYAKKAVGAESTTEDLHAANAAELYGTLSEMKGSVLKVAQMLAMEKNMLPTAYAEQFAQAQYQTPPLSGPLVVKAFRDAFGKSPYQLFDEFEPEARQAASIGQVHFARKDGKALAVKVQYPGVADSIKSDIRLVKPIALRVMGLNEAQVRPYLEEVETRLLEETDYKLELRRGQEIAAQCHGLKHLQFPSYYPEYSTARILTMDWLSGQHLKEFLATNPSQEVRNQIGQALWDFYQFQFNELHRLHADPHPGNFLMQAKDGGTLGVLDFGCVKEVPADVYQLFTALLAPETIADEGRLTALLTQAGVLRASDAPALQALYLRTLQVSLELVGRPFRQPTFNFGDPAYMAALYALSDDLMADPELRKQREPRGSEHFIYLNRTYVGLFALLTELGAAVETGVARTL, translated from the coding sequence ATGTCCGACGAACCCCAAACCTCCCTGCCGACCACTAAAGTGGCCCGCGCCGCCCGCTTCGCCAAAACCGGCTTCAATGTGGGCACCAACTACATCAAGCACTACGCTAAGAAGGCCGTGGGCGCCGAATCGACCACCGAAGACCTGCACGCCGCCAATGCCGCGGAGCTGTATGGGACGCTGAGCGAAATGAAAGGCTCCGTGCTGAAGGTGGCCCAGATGCTGGCCATGGAGAAAAACATGCTGCCCACGGCCTACGCCGAGCAGTTTGCCCAGGCCCAGTACCAAACGCCGCCGCTTTCCGGCCCGCTGGTGGTGAAGGCGTTTCGGGACGCGTTTGGGAAGTCGCCATACCAGTTGTTCGACGAGTTTGAGCCCGAGGCGCGGCAGGCGGCCAGCATCGGGCAGGTGCATTTTGCGCGTAAGGATGGCAAAGCGCTGGCGGTGAAGGTGCAATATCCCGGTGTGGCCGATAGTATTAAGTCGGATATCCGGTTGGTGAAGCCCATTGCCCTGCGCGTGATGGGCCTGAATGAAGCCCAGGTGCGGCCCTATTTAGAGGAAGTGGAAACGCGCCTGCTCGAAGAAACTGATTACAAGCTGGAGTTACGCCGCGGCCAGGAAATAGCGGCCCAATGCCATGGGCTTAAGCACCTGCAGTTCCCCAGCTACTACCCGGAGTACTCCACGGCCCGCATCCTGACGATGGATTGGCTTTCGGGCCAACACCTGAAGGAATTTCTGGCCACCAACCCTAGCCAGGAGGTGCGCAACCAGATTGGCCAGGCGCTGTGGGACTTCTACCAGTTCCAGTTCAACGAGCTGCACCGCCTGCACGCCGACCCGCACCCCGGCAACTTCCTGATGCAGGCCAAGGACGGAGGCACGCTCGGCGTGCTTGATTTTGGTTGCGTGAAGGAAGTGCCGGCCGACGTCTACCAGTTGTTCACCGCCCTGTTGGCCCCCGAAACCATTGCTGATGAAGGCCGCCTGACGGCTCTGCTTACCCAAGCCGGCGTGCTGCGTGCCTCCGATGCACCGGCCCTGCAGGCGCTCTACCTGCGTACCCTGCAGGTGTCGCTGGAATTGGTGGGCCGCCCCTTCCGCCAGCCCACCTTCAACTTCGGCGACCCCGCCTACATGGCCGCCCTCTACGCCCTCAGCGACGACCTGATGGCCGACCCCGAGTTGCGCAAGCAGCGCGAGCCGCGCGGCTCCGAGCACTTCATTTATTTGAATCGAACCTACGTGGGGCTATTTGCTTTGCTCACGGAGCTGGGCGCCGCCGTCGAAACCGGAGTAGCGCGAACTTTATAA
- a CDS encoding TetR/AcrR family transcriptional regulator: protein MEKDRIKQAYLDFVLNEGHSPQSVFKLTQQLGLAEAEFYQHYPNFDAIDREIWADFGRQARETAAAEPVWESYGSREKLLAFYYTLLEILKSNRSYALMSLRRSLHRMPALTPRVLDDFRQDFENFVSDLLSSGRVSGEIASRPLVQDGYPRFFWQQALFVLGYFAKDDTVNFERTDAAVEKAVTLSFDLVGRNSLDSAVDFVRFLVRR, encoded by the coding sequence ATGGAAAAGGACCGCATCAAACAAGCCTACCTCGACTTCGTGCTCAACGAAGGTCACTCGCCGCAATCGGTGTTCAAGCTCACCCAGCAATTGGGCCTAGCGGAGGCCGAGTTTTATCAGCATTACCCGAATTTCGACGCCATCGACCGCGAAATCTGGGCTGATTTTGGCCGTCAGGCCCGCGAAACGGCCGCGGCCGAGCCTGTGTGGGAAAGCTACGGCAGCCGCGAAAAGCTGCTGGCCTTCTACTACACGCTGCTCGAAATCCTGAAAAGCAACCGCTCCTACGCCCTGATGAGCTTGCGGCGCTCGCTGCACCGCATGCCGGCCCTTACACCCCGCGTGCTCGACGACTTCCGCCAAGACTTTGAAAACTTTGTGAGCGACCTGCTCAGCAGCGGCCGCGTGAGCGGCGAAATTGCCAGCCGCCCGCTGGTGCAGGACGGCTACCCGCGCTTCTTCTGGCAGCAGGCGCTGTTTGTGCTGGGCTACTTCGCCAAAGACGACACCGTGAATTTTGAGCGCACCGATGCCGCCGTGGAGAAAGCCGTGACGCTGAGCTTTGACCTCGTGGGCCGCAACTCGCTGGATTCGGCCGTGGATTTCGTGCGGTTTCTGGTGCGGCGGTAA
- a CDS encoding cryptochrome/photolyase family protein, giving the protein MKICIFWHRRDLRIHDNAGLAAALASGVPVVPLFIYDSDILDHLPDKADARLTFIYDEVERLAQQTETAGGTFLARHGKPVEVLEQLVKEFEVAAVHTNEDYEPYATQRDGEVGDILGRHGVDFLLYKDQVIFAKNEIMTKSGTVPKVFGAYHKAYLSRLTDEMLLPYGSADAFTKANLAARAAEKAGPRPTLAGMGFERKEQYVPTADLPAEDVVRNYHKTRNTPALQNGSTRISVQLRFGTLSVRQVVRQARALNPKLLAEISWRDFFMMLLWHFPNTATEAYDPKMRHIPYRNNEEEFQAWCEGRTGYPLVDAGMRELNATGYLPNRVRIATAGFLVKHLFIDWRWGEKYFADKLLDYELANNVGNWQWMAGTGAVAAPWFRVYSPESQLEKVDPELKYVKRWVPELGTAAYPAPIVDHKFARERAVEAIRAARIAAS; this is encoded by the coding sequence ATGAAAATTTGCATCTTCTGGCACCGGCGCGATTTGCGCATTCACGATAACGCGGGCCTGGCCGCCGCCCTGGCCAGCGGTGTGCCGGTGGTGCCGCTGTTTATCTACGATTCTGATATTCTTGACCACCTGCCGGACAAGGCCGATGCTCGGCTCACCTTCATCTACGACGAAGTGGAGCGCCTGGCGCAGCAGACTGAAACGGCGGGTGGCACCTTTCTGGCGCGTCACGGCAAGCCAGTGGAAGTGCTGGAGCAACTCGTGAAGGAGTTTGAGGTGGCCGCCGTGCACACCAATGAAGACTACGAGCCCTACGCTACCCAGCGCGACGGCGAGGTGGGCGACATACTGGGCCGGCACGGCGTGGATTTTTTGCTGTATAAAGACCAGGTCATCTTCGCCAAGAATGAAATCATGACCAAGTCGGGCACGGTGCCCAAGGTGTTCGGGGCCTACCACAAAGCCTACCTCTCGCGCTTGACCGACGAAATGCTGCTGCCCTACGGCTCAGCTGATGCCTTTACCAAAGCCAACCTGGCGGCGCGGGCGGCCGAAAAAGCCGGTCCGCGCCCCACGCTTGCAGGCATGGGGTTTGAGCGGAAAGAGCAGTACGTGCCCACCGCCGACCTGCCCGCCGAAGACGTGGTGCGCAATTACCACAAAACCCGCAACACCCCCGCCCTGCAAAACGGCAGCACGCGCATCTCGGTGCAGCTGCGCTTCGGCACGCTGAGCGTGCGCCAGGTGGTGCGCCAGGCCCGGGCCCTGAACCCGAAGCTGCTGGCCGAAATCAGCTGGCGCGACTTCTTCATGATGCTGCTCTGGCACTTCCCCAACACCGCCACCGAGGCCTACGACCCCAAAATGCGGCACATCCCCTACCGCAACAACGAGGAGGAATTTCAGGCCTGGTGCGAGGGGCGCACCGGTTACCCGCTGGTCGACGCCGGAATGCGTGAGCTCAACGCCACGGGCTACCTGCCCAACCGCGTGCGCATTGCCACGGCGGGCTTTTTGGTGAAGCACCTGTTCATTGATTGGCGCTGGGGCGAAAAATATTTTGCCGACAAGCTGCTGGATTATGAGTTGGCCAACAACGTGGGCAACTGGCAATGGATGGCTGGCACCGGCGCCGTGGCCGCGCCCTGGTTTCGGGTGTACAGCCCCGAAAGCCAGCTCGAAAAAGTCGACCCAGAATTAAAATACGTGAAGCGCTGGGTGCCCGAGCTGGGCACGGCCGCGTACCCCGCCCCCATCGTCGACCACAAGTTTGCCCGCGAGCGGGCGGTGGAGGCCATTCGCGCGGCGCGTATTGCGGCGTCGTAG
- a CDS encoding SDR family NAD(P)-dependent oxidoreductase: MQFSDKNILLIGASSGIGLATATLLSGLGANLFTASRHRSPELAALGTTHFDYDATQDGGAAFDALPEVLHGVVYCPGSIKLRPFERIPVADFAADFNLNVLGAVRVIQATIKRLKKAEGGASVVLFSTVAADTGMSFHTSIATAKAAVEGLTRALAAEYAASGVRVNCIAPSLTDTPLAAALLNSPEKLEAGAKRHPLQRIGQPQDLAYTASFLLSDHSSFVTGQVLAVDGGMGKLK; this comes from the coding sequence TGCTCAGCGGCCTGGGGGCCAATCTATTTACGGCCTCAAGGCACCGTTCGCCCGAGCTCGCCGCACTGGGCACCACCCACTTCGATTACGACGCCACGCAGGACGGTGGCGCGGCCTTCGACGCCTTGCCGGAGGTGTTGCACGGCGTGGTGTACTGCCCCGGCAGCATCAAGCTGCGGCCCTTCGAGCGCATCCCGGTGGCCGACTTCGCGGCTGATTTCAACCTCAATGTGCTGGGCGCGGTGCGCGTCATTCAAGCCACCATCAAGCGCCTGAAAAAGGCCGAGGGCGGAGCTTCGGTCGTGCTTTTCAGCACCGTGGCGGCCGATACAGGCATGAGCTTTCACACCAGCATTGCCACCGCCAAGGCCGCCGTGGAAGGCCTCACCCGCGCCCTGGCCGCCGAGTACGCCGCCAGCGGTGTGCGCGTGAACTGCATCGCGCCCTCGCTCACCGACACCCCCCTGGCCGCTGCCCTGCTCAACTCGCCCGAGAAGCTAGAAGCCGGCGCCAAGCGCCACCCCCTGCAGCGCATCGGCCAGCCGCAGGACTTGGCTTACACCGCATCGTTCCTGCTGTCAGACCACAGCTCATTTGTGACCGGGCAGGTGCTGGCCGTGGATGGCGGGATGGGCAAATTGAAGTAG